From the genome of Solibacillus sp. FSL H8-0538:
CATCTTGAACCGCTTTTAGACCGCCGAATTGAATCCCTAATTTGTCTACTGAAAGAAGAGTACTCATGCTTTCGTACCTCCCTTTTTACCAAACTTCAATAAATCAGTAATTTCCTTTGTCCCCATTAACCCTGTTGGACGGTAAAGCATAACAAGAATTAATACAAGCGAATATATAATCATACGTGTTTCCGGGAAGCCTTGTAAGTACGTTGAAATGACCGTTAAGAAAATAGCTGCGATAATAGAACCCGATAGACTACCTAGCCCACCAAGTACCACGAAAATCAAAATATCAAATGATTTTAAGAAACCAAACGCTGTTGGCTGAAGGATATAGAAATTATGCGCATAAATGGCTCCTGCAAGACCTGCAAAGAAAGAACCAATCGCAAATGCAGCTACTTTGTAATACGTCGTGTTAATCCCCATCGCATCCGAAGCAATCTCATCCTCGCGAATCGAAATACATGCACGACCATGACGCGAATTTGTAAAGTTTGAAATGACCAAAACCGTAATTAATACGCCAAAGAAAGCGTATGTCCAGTTCGATTGATGTGTCACCTGCATCCCTGCTGCTCCACCTACATAATCCACGTTTAAAAACACAATCCGAATAATTTCAGCGAATCCGAGTGTTGCAATCGCTAAA
Proteins encoded in this window:
- a CDS encoding branched-chain amino acid ABC transporter permease, whose protein sequence is MKKSKVFWGYAILALLIYAVVQVMISTGAINFYYQNMLITMCINIMLAVSLHIVIGITGQFSIGHAGFLAVGAYISAIFTMKLGMPFPTAILAGAVFAALAGLLVGIPTLRLKGDYLAIATLGFAEIIRIVFLNVDYVGGAAGMQVTHQSNWTYAFFGVLITVLVISNFTNSRHGRACISIREDEIASDAMGINTTYYKVAAFAIGSFFAGLAGAIYAHNFYILQPTAFGFLKSFDILIFVVLGGLGSLSGSIIAAIFLTVISTYLQGFPETRMIIYSLVLILVMLYRPTGLMGTKEITDLLKFGKKGGTKA